A DNA window from Ictalurus punctatus breed USDA103 chromosome 11, Coco_2.0, whole genome shotgun sequence contains the following coding sequences:
- the angptl3 gene encoding angiopoietin-related protein 3: protein MKLICLFFLGCMCTVNAALRLQTVTEPPFLHNPQPTEAKSRFAMLDDVRLLANGLLQLGQSLREFVHKTKGQINDIFQKLNIFDRSFYQLSVVTSEIKEEEEELKKTTSFLKTNNEEIRNMSLEINSKVNSILQERGQLESQVGNLEEKLQGLSQSIVPLEQLQEINALKDVISTQEKTIKDLLKSVKEQHEQLDSQKNKIKSLEEKISYDSLQDTAEKTAESNQEAPNLLKYLRSNSTNASTDTNDLPTDCSEVFNRGQRKSGVYPIKPNQSEPFDVYCEISSERAATVIQQRVDGTVDFDQTWDIYELGFGNLENEFWLGLAKIYSIARQGDYILSIEMEDWKDERRFIEYMFILDGPASYYTIHLTHLSGNLPDAMSNHTGMMFSTKDKDNDNLDGSSCSRSYSGGWWFNACGGTNLNGHYTWMRSRNRTLRRKGIYWRPGKGSSYTLKFTKISIRPLAQFQ, encoded by the exons ATGAAACTTATCTGCTTGTTCTTCCTGGGGTGCATGTGCACCGTTAACGCAGCCCTTCGTTTACAAACGGTCACAGAGCCGCCGTTTCTTCACAATCCACAGCCGACAGAAGCAAAGTCGCGCTTCGCGATGCTGGACGATGTACGACTGCTGGCTAACGGTCTCCTCCAACTGGGACAGAGCCTGCGAGAATTCGTGCACAAGACCAAGGGGCAAATCAACGATATCTTCCAGAAGCTAAACATCTTCGACCGCTCTTTCTACCAGCTCTCCGTCGTGACGAGTGAAAtcaaagaggaggaagaggaactCAAAAAAACCACCTCGTTCCTCAAGACCAACAACGAGGAAATTCGAAACATGTCACTGGAAATCAACTCCAAAGTCAACAGCATTCTGCAGGAGCGCGGCCAGCTTGAGAGCCAAGTCGGGAATCTGGAGGAAAAGCTGCAAGGCCTGAGCCAAAGCATAGTGCCCTTAGAACAGCTCCAGGAGATCAATGCTCTGAAG GATGTGATCAGTACTCAAGAGAAGACCATCAAAGACCTACTGAAGTCTGTAAAAGAACAGCACGAACAGCTCGActcacagaaaaacaaaatcaaaagcCTGGAGGAGAAG ATCAGCTACGACTCTCTTCAAGACACTGCCGAGAAAACTGCAGAGTCAAACCAAGAAGCTCCAAACCTTCTCAAATATCTGAGAAGTAACTCAACCAACGCGAGCACGGACACAAACG ATCTTCCAACAGACTGCAGCGAAGTGTTTAATAGAGGCCAGCGGAAGAGTGGAGTTTACCCCATCAAACCCAACCAATCCGAGCCATTCGACGTGTACTGCGAGATCAGCTCGG AACGAGCAGCCACGGTTATTCAACAGCGAGTGGATGGTACAGTGGACTTTGATCAGACCTGGGACATATATGAGCTTGGATTTGGAAATCTGGAAA ATGAATTTTGGCTTGGATTGGCAAAGATCTACTCCATTGCCAGGCAGGGGGACTACATTCTCAGCATTGAAATGGAGGACTGGAAGGATGAGAGAAGATTCATCGAGTACATGTTCATTCTGGACGGTCCTGCATCTTATTACACTATCCATCTGACTCATCTGTCTGGTAACCTGCCTGATGCCATGAGCAACCACACTGGCATGATGTTCTCGACCAAAGATAAGGACAACGACAATCTCGATGGGTCCAGCTGCTCTCGCAGCTACTCAG gtGGTTGGTGGTTTAACGCATGTGGTGGCACCAATCTAAATGGGCACTACACCTGGATGCGGTCAAGGAATCGTACTCTGCGCAGGAAAGGGATCTACTGGAGACCTGGAAAAGGGAGCTCTTACACCCTCAAATTCACAAAGATCTCCATCAGGCCTTTGGCACAGTTCCAGTGA